DNA sequence from the Pseudophryne corroboree isolate aPseCor3 chromosome 6, aPseCor3.hap2, whole genome shotgun sequence genome:
aaaaacgacaggggcatgcaagagatgctgttggtggctcgaagaattgcggaccactttcggaattcagccaccgcgtgccgaagactggagcaccaccaaacactcctgaacctgccctgccatcatctgaagcaagaggtggtaacgaggtggaattcaaccctctatatcagcctttttcaactggtgtgccgcggcacactagtgtgccgcgaacaGTTGCTGAGTGTGCCGCCGCTCGCCGTCCGCACCCGCCGCACGGACCCGATCACTGCCGCCAGAGCCGTCACTGCCACCATCCGTCCCGCCGCACTGACCCGATCACTGCCGCCAGAGCCGTCACTGCCACCATCCGTCCCGCCGCACTGACCCGATCACTGCCGCCAGAGCCGTCACTGCCGCCATCCGCCCCGCCGCACGGACCCGATCTCTGCCGCACCCGCTCTCACTGATCCTGTGATCCTGTTAACATCCATTCCGCAGTCAGCCGGACcgtgacctatgactcaccataggtcacggtCCGGCTGTCGCTGCGCCCGCCCTCTCACACGCTGCTCTGCTCTGCTGCTCTGTGGTGAGGTCCCGGCGCTCCTCAccactatatattatatttattgttTTGAACTaagtgggggagctggtaagggggaactggtgtgaggaattactaaggggggctggaaggggaactggtgtgtgggattactaagggggggctggtaaaggggaactggtgtgtggaattactaaggggggctggaaggggaactggtgtgtgggattactaaggggggggcTGGTAAAGGGaaactggtgtgaggaattactaaggggggctggaaggggaactggtgtgtggaattactaaggggggctggaaggggaactggtgtgtgggattactaaggggggggctggtaaaggggaactggtgtgtggaattactaaggggggctggaaggggaactggtgtgtggaattactaagggggggctggtaaaggggagctggtgtgtggaattactaaggggggctggaaggggaactggtgtgtggaattactaagggggggctggtaaaggggagctggtgtgtggaattactaagggggggctggtaaaggggagctggtgtgtggaattactaaggtgggagctggtaaggggggagctggagtgtggaattactaagtgggggagctggtaaggggggagctggtgtgtggaattactaagtggggcatgtgtgtggaattactaagtgggggaGCTGATGGGTGTAAATACGAGGGCATGTATGGGGCATTACTTGTGGGGGtggcggtgtgtggcattactggggggcaggtgtgttgcaTTAATATGGGGTGGCAGCTGTGCGGAAATATAATGAGGGGCATGTGTGTAGAATTAtactgggggggcaggtgtggaatTACAATGAGAcgtgtgtggaattacaatggggacATGGTGTGTAAAACGCTGGGGGTAGGTGTGTGGAATtaccggggcgggggggggggggtgacagcatttgttttattactgtgggggccaatgtgttttattactgtgggggccaatgtgttttattactgtggggccaatgtgttttatataaggctcttcttgccactccagcgtgtgaccgaggctcttcttgccactccagcgtgtgaccgaggttcatcttgccactccagcgtgtgaccgaggctcttcttgccactccagcgtgtgaccgaggtTCATCTTGCCACTCCAGTGTGTgaccgaggctcttcttgccactccagcgtgtgaccgaggttcatcttgccactccagcgtgtgaccgaggctcttcttgccactccagcgtgtgaccgaggttcatcttgccactccagcgtgtgaccgaggctcttcttgccactccagcgtgtgaccgaggttcatcttgccactccagcgtgtgaccgaggctcttcttgccactccagcgtgtgaccgaggctcttcttgccactccagcgtgtgatcgaggctcttcttgccactccagcgtgtgaccgaggttcatcttgccactccagcgtgtgatcgaggctcttcttgccactccagcatGTGACCGAGGTtcatcttgccactccagcgtgtgaccgaggttcatcttgccactccagcgtgtgaccgaggctcttcttgccactccagcatgtgaccgaggctcttcttgccactccagcgtgtgaccgaggttcatcttgccactccagcgtgtgaccgaggctcttcttgccactccagcatgtgaccgaggctcttcttgccactccagcgtgtgatcgaggctcttcttgccactccagcgtgtgaccgaggttcatcttgccactccagcgtgtgaccgaggctcttcttgccactccagcgtgtgatcgaggctcttcttgccactccagcgtgtgaccgaggctcttcttgccactccagcgtgtgaccgaggctcttcttgccactccagcgtgtgaccgaggctcttcttgccactccagcgtgtgaccgaggttcatcttgccactccagcgtgtgaccgaggctcttcttgccactccagcatgtgaccgaggctcttcttgccactccagcgtgtgatcgaggctcttcttgccactccagcgtgtgaccgaggttcatcttgccactccagcgtgtgaccgaagctcttcttgccactccagcgtgtgatcgaggctcttcttgccactccagcgtgtgaccgaggttcatcttgccactccagcgtgtgaccgaggctcttcttgccactccagcgtgtgatcgaggctcttcttgccactccagcgtgtgaccgaggctcttcttgccactccagcgtgtgaccgaggctcttcttgccactccagcgtgtgaccgaggcTCTTCTTGATTGAGGCTGCAGAATCTTACATCGTTGAGACACGGACAGGTAGGGACCAGTGTTTTTTTTATGTGGGAGTCAGTGTGTTTTTGAGGAATATAAATTCTGAatttacttgtttttttttctttttcacagaGTTTATGAAACATGGACAAGTTTCTAACTAAGAAACGTGCATTAGAGTCAAATGATGATGACAGTGAATCAAATGTTGCTGGTCATAGTTCTGGTGCTAAAGCCGTTGTGCGCCAGTATAAAGAAGATTATTTGTCCTTTGGATTCATTTCATCTGGAGAAGAGCAGCCACGTCCTGAATGCCTTGTATGTGGTGAGAAACTGGCAAACCAAGCCATGGTTCCAAGTAAGCTGAAGAGACACCTTCACACAAAGCACTCACATTTGTGCAAGAAGCCAATTGAGTATTTTAACAGACTTCTAGCTGAACAAAAACGCCAGGCTAAACAGTGGGCCAAAATCACAACGGTTTCTGACAAAGCTCAAGAAGCAAGCTATGCTGTTGCAGAAATTGTGGCAAAGAAGATGAAATCACATACAATTGCAGAGTCAGTAATTTTACCAGCATGCTGTAAAATTGTAAATATCATGTTTGGTGAGAAATATGAACAAGAGATTTTGAAAATCCCTCTGTCTGATAACACTATTAGTCGGCGAATACTAGACATGTCTGAAGATGTTGAGTCACAAGTGATCACCAAGATTAAAGAAGCCAATGTCTTTGCATTCCAACTGGATGAGTCAACTGACATCACTGGAAAAGCTCAACTCCTAGCATTCAGCAGGTTTGTTTGTAATGAAGAattcattgaacaatttttgttttGCAAAATACTTCCAGAAACAACAAAAGGCCAAGACATTTTTGATGTTGTGAACACTTATTTCACTTCTCACAATTTGTCTTGGGAATTATGCATCAGCATCTGCACAGATGGTGCTCCATCTATGTCGGGAAGAGTGAAAGGATTTGTTGCACTAGCCAAGCAAAAGAACCCTGCCATTGTTTTTACACATTGTTTCCTTCACAGAGAGGCCCTCATTTCAAAGTCAGTAGTACCTGAGCTGCAAAAAGTACTGGACGAGACAATAAAAATGGTCAACTACATCAAGAGTAGGCCATTAAAATCAAGGTTGTTTTCAGTACTATGTTCTGCCATGGATGCTGCTCACACTCAACTCCTACTGCACACAGACGTGAGGTGGCTATCTCGAGGTCGGGTGCTTTCAAGATTCTATGAACTTAGAGAAGAGCTCATAATTTTTTTCACTTCTGAAAATTCTGAGATGGCTGACCGGCTTAGTGATGAGACCTGGTGCAATAAAGTTGCCTTCCTAGCGGATATCTGCCAAGCCTTGAATACTCTTAACAAGAGTATGCAGGGAAAGAATGAAAATATTCTTACTTGTACTGACAAAATTACCACTTTCAAGGAAAAATTAACATTGTGGGGAGCcagaataaaaaaagacaacaaAGTTGAGATGTTTGAGCTGACTAAAAGTTGCAGACTTGACAAAAATCTTGTCAATTTAATTCTACAAAGTTTGTTACTGCTGAGTAACAACATTGACAAGTATTTCCCATCACTTGATATTTCTTCCTTGGACTGGGTGAGAGATCCATTTGTGCCAAGTGCATACGCGTCGGCAGCACTAAGTGTTGCAGAAGAAGATGAGCTGGCAGAAATAAGGAATGACAGAGGGCAGAAATTAAAGCACTCATCAACAGATATGGCCTCATTCTGGTTGTCTCTCCGACAAGAATTCCCCATGGTCACAAAAAAGGTGATTGAAGCACTCCTTCCTTTCTCAACATCGTATCTGTGTGAGGCTGCCTTTTCTGCTATGAACACCATGAAGTGTAAGAACAGGTCACGGCTTCAATCATTGGAGGAGGACTTGAGGGTATGCTTGTCAACCATCCGTCCTCGGACAAGAGACATCATGAGACATCACCAAGCACAGGTTTCCCACTGATATTCTTATGTAAGTAAAACCTATTTATTTCTATTAATTTTaagagaaataataacaaatatcaacatatattaaatatatgacgatatttattattatatgtattatattttattaaaacaactgatggtgtgccttggcgatTTTGAAATCTtttttagtgtgccacgagtttaaaaaggttgaaaatcactgctctatatgcttcagaggatggaggagcagcaaaaggccattcaagcctatacatcaacaACAACAATAATGCTGCGCTTACAGAGATGAATTATCTGAATATCAAATAAGATTTAGTATACTTAAAACTAACGATAAAACAATTAAAATTTAATTTTCACTGTAATAGATAGCCTCTAATCACCATTTATACAGCACATATGCTTGTTCCAAATTTACCATGGGACCCTGAGTACTCAGAACCAAAtgaatcctggggctatagcatagtccctgggccggAGAAGTGTGTTCCAATGCTGAAGGATTAGCAGTTCCAATATTAAATCAAAAgttaggaaagtcctcaccagctgTGCGTGTTAAGAACAAAAGTCCAGTCCTTGGTTGTGGATATGTTCGGTGTTGGCAGTTTTGTAGGGTCCACAATGGTCCAAGCAGAGGTGATTAGATTGTGGTTGGATGATAAAAAGGCTCAcaactgacgcgtttcacagctgctgctttatcaaaggtgacttgaACTCATAACTGGCAGTGAATTTATACCATAGTTAATTATCTCATTCATAACACCTGCATAGACAATTCATCTCTTTACAAGtacacaaactttaaaaataaaaccTTTTTCCTTAAATATAATTAGACTCAGAGGCATAGACAATTAAAAATTAATTATATTTACTTTTTTACATAATTTAAAATTGTAATGTGTTACAGCCAAGGGTTGGATTGTCCtattttaagcctatacatctgcccacgatataggcaaaggagggggaatgcacctgactcaagcagagtggagaatgatttcaacgttgtgcaaggttctgcaaccttttgaacttgccacacatgaagtcagttcagacactgccagcctgagtcaggtcattcccctcatcaggcttttgcagaagaagctggagacattgaaggaggagctaaaacagagcgattccgctaggcatgtgggacttgtggatggagcccttaattcgcttaaccaggattcacggttggtcaatctgttgaaatcagatcactacattttggccaccgtgctcgatcctatatttaaaacctacgttgtatctctctttccggcagacacaagtttgcagaggttcaaagacctggtggtgagaaaattgtcaagtcaagcggaacgtgacccgtcaacagttcctccttcacattctcccgcaactgggggtgcgaggaaaaggctaagaaatctgagcccacccgctggcggtgatgcagggcagtctggagcgagtgctgacttctggtccggactgaaggacctggcaacgattacgtacatgtcgtctactgtcactgtatatgattctctcaccattgaaagaatggcggaggattatatgagtgaccgcatccaagtaggcacgtcagacagtccgtacgtatactggcaggaaaaagaggcaatttggaggcccttgcacaaactggctttattttaaataagttgcccaccctccagtgtgtactccgaaagagtgtttagtgcagccgctcaccttgtcagcaatcggcgtacaaggttacttacagaaagtgtggagaagatgatgttcatcaaaatgaattataataatttcctccgtggagacgttcaccagcaattgcctccagaaagtacacagggacctgagatggtggattccagtggggacgaattaataatctgtgaggagggggatgtacacagtgaaaggggtgaggattccgaggatgatgatgaggtggacattttgcctctgtagagccagtttgtgcaaggagagattgattgcttcttttttggtgggggcccaaaccaaccagtcatttcagtcacagtcatgtggcagacactgtcgctgaaatgatggttttgttaaagtgtgcatgtcctgtttatacaaca
Encoded proteins:
- the LOC134934262 gene encoding zinc finger BED domain-containing protein 5-like, which translates into the protein MDKFLTKKRALESNDDDSESNVAGHSSGAKAVVRQYKEDYLSFGFISSGEEQPRPECLVCGEKLANQAMVPSKLKRHLHTKHSHLCKKPIEYFNRLLAEQKRQAKQWAKITTVSDKAQEASYAVAEIVAKKMKSHTIAESVILPACCKIVNIMFGEKYEQEILKIPLSDNTISRRILDMSEDVESQVITKIKEANVFAFQLDESTDITGKAQLLAFSRFVCNEEFIEQFLFCKILPETTKGQDIFDVVNTYFTSHNLSWELCISICTDGAPSMSGRVKGFVALAKQKNPAIVFTHCFLHREALISKSVVPELQKVLDETIKMVNYIKSRPLKSRLFSVLCSAMDAAHTQLLLHTDVRWLSRGRVLSRFYELREELIIFFTSENSEMADRLSDETWCNKVAFLADICQALNTLNKSMQGKNENILTCTDKITTFKEKLTLWGARIKKDNKVEMFELTKSCRLDKNLVNLILQSLLLLSNNIDKYFPSLDISSLDWVRDPFVPSAYASAALSVAEEDELAEIRNDRGQKLKHSSTDMASFWLSLRQEFPMVTKKVIEALLPFSTSYLCEAAFSAMNTMKCKNRSRLQSLEEDLRVCLSTIRPRTRDIMRHHQAQVSH